The genomic stretch ACGTGGTCGATCGACAGCGGCAGCGTCACCAGCTGCGTCTCGAAGCGCCAGCCCTTGGGGAACAGGGGGCGGATCGGACGGTCGATCATGCGCGCGGTCAGCGTGCCCTTCTCGCCGGCACGACCCTCGCGCTTGAAGAACGAGCCGGGGATCTTGCCCGCGGCGTACATGCGCTCCTCGACGTCGACCGTGAGCGGAAGGAAGTCCACGTCACGGACGTTGCCGGCGGTCGCGGTGCTCAGCACCATCGTGTCGCCGGCGCGGACGACGACTGCGCCCGAAGCCTGCTTGGCCATCTTCCCGGTCTCGAAGGAGATCTCGGTACCGGCGATCTCCACGGAGACGCGGTGGACGGCGTCAGGACTGCTCATATGTGTTCTGCCTCTCTTCTGGCCCGCGTTCGGTAGCGGGCCGCCTCTTTGCTGCTTCTCTTTGCCGAACCACGTCATTGTAGAGGGCTTGGTCGGGGCGACCTTCGCGGAAGAAGGTCGGCGTGGTCATGGCGCCGGCGAGCACCGCCTCGTGCGTCTGGCGCCGGACGCGGTCGGCGACGGCGTCCGAGCGGCGGTCGGCCTCGAAGCGGTCGAGGTCGAGCCCGAGCCGCTCCACCAGCGCCCACAGGTGCGGGTCCTCGATGCGGCTCTGGTCGGCGTAGACGGCGTCGTGGAACGCCCAGAACGCGCCCTGCAGCGCGGCCGCCTCCGACGCGCGGGCGACCGGCACGGCGCGGGGGTGCTTGGCCTTCAGCGCCAGGTGGCGGAAGACGCGGCGCACGTGCCGGTCGGACAGGCGCTCGTGCGCGACGGCGCAGAACGGGCACGTGAAGTCCGCATAGACGATCACGAGCGGGGCGTCCGAAGGGCCACGGGCGTGATCGTCGTCGTGCTCGTCCTGATCGATCATGGGCCCGTACATCTTCCCGCGTCGCCGCTCGGCGGGCCCCGCCCCCGGCGTAACGGTCTGCGCTGACCACCTGACCCCGCCGGGCGCGCTGGGGCGGCAGCCGTGACCTGCTTGCGCTTCAGGCGCCGCCCTGATGCCCGTGAGGGCGCGGCTACGAGTCGAGCGCTTCCAGGATCAGGTTGACGCCCGGCAGGTCGCCCGGCGAGTCGGCGACGTAGCTCCAGCGCACGACCCCGTCGGGGCCGAAGATCACGATCGCGCGGTTCGTCATGCCCGCGGGCTCGAAGTACGTGCCGAGCTTGCGCGAGGTCGCGCCCTTGGGCTCGAAGTCCGACAGCTGCGGGATCGAGACGCCGAGCTTCTCCTTGAACGCGGTCTGCGACCACGTCGCGTCGGTCGAGACCCCGTAGAGCTTGGCGTCGCGCTTGGCGAACTCGTCGCCGACCTCGTCGTAGATCTGCAGCTGGTCGGTGCAGACCGGCGAGAAGGCGAACGGGTAGAAGACCAGGACGGTCGTCTGGCCCTTGAGGCTCTCCTGCGTGAAGGTGTCGCCGTCCTCGGTGGCGAGGGAGAACTCCGGCGCCGGCGTCCCCGGCACGACGAGCTCGGTCATCGAGCCGCGTCCAGCAGGGCCGGAACCGTCCGGGAGGCCGACCCGCGGGATCTCACCGGCGAAGGCCGAGCTCGCGGATGAGCTCGCGGTAGCCCTCGAGGTCCTTCTTCTGCAGGTAGCCGAGCAGCCGCCGGCGCTGGCCGACGAGCATCAGCAGGCCGCGGCGCGAGTGATGATCCTTCTTGTGCTCGCGCAGGTGCTCCGTCAGTTCGTTGATGCGGGCCGTCAGCAGGGCGACCTGGACGCGGGTGTTCCCCGTGTCCTGCGGGTTGTCGCCGAACTTCGCGACGATCTCGGCCTTGTTTTCCAGAGTTAGCGTCATGTGCGGCCCGACACGGTAGCAAGGGCGGCCTCCACGTCGCGATCCATCTGCGCGACGAGGTCGTCGACGGAGGGGAACCGGCGCTCGCCGCGCAGGCGCTTGTGGAAGTCCAGCGCGAGCGCCGCGCCGTACAGATCGCCGCTCCAGTCGATGAGAAACGCCTCGATGAGCTCGCCGCGACCGCTCTGGAACTGGGGCCGCACGCCGATGTTCACGGCGGCCGGCACCGGGACCGCCTCGCCGTCCTCGAGGCCCGGCACCCACGCCACGCAGGCGTACACGCCGTGGCCGGGGATGACGTAGCCCTCGGGCGGGACGAGGTTCGCGGTCGGGAAGCCCAGCTCGCGCCCGCGCTTGTCGCCGTCGACGACCTCGCCGCGGTGGCGGAACGGCCGGTCGAGCAGCCGGCCGGCGTAGGCGACGGCGCCGCCGGTGATCAGCCCGCGGATGTGGCTGGAGGAGACGATCTCGCCGTCGATCTCCAGCAGCGAGCTGACGCGGGTCTCGAAGCGGTCGTCGGCGGCCAGCAGGTCGGCGTCGCCGCGGGCGAGGTGACCGAAGCGGAAGTTCTCCCCGACGCTCACGTGCGTCGCCTGGAGCGCGTCGACGAGGATGCGGTCGACGAACTGCTCGGCCTCGACCGACGCGAGCTCGTCGTCGAACGTCACGACGACGAGCTCCTCGACGCCGAGCTCCGACACGAGCTGCGCCTTGCGCTCCAGCGAGGTCAGCAGGCGCGGAGCGCTGCGCGGCGCGATGACCGCCAGCGGATGCGGCTCGAACGTCACGACGGTGTCGCTGCCCTCGATCACGGCACGATGGCCGAGGTGCACGCCGTCGAAGGTGCCCAGCGCGATCTTGCGGGGGCGCGGCTCGGCGTCGGTGAGAGCGGTGATCTTCATCCGGGCCGGAAGCCTACGATGGGCTTCAGAACACCGCCCTCCCGAGGTTCGGCGACCGCGATCGGGCCGTCGCCGTCGGCGAGCACCACGACCGGGCCCTGCGGGGCCCCGGAGGGCGCCGTCAGGGCCACGCCGTGGGCCGCCCGGCGCGCGGCCTCACCGTCCACCGCGACGACCGGCAGGATCGCCGCAAGCGCGTCGCCGAGGGGCACGACCCGCTCGGGGTCGGCGTCCTCGATCCGGAAGGGCCCGATCGCCGTGCGCCGCAGCTGAAGGCAGTACGCGTCGCCGAGGTCGCCGATCAGCGAGCGCACGTAGGTGCCGGTCGAGCACTCGATCGCGAACGTCGCGCGGTCGCCGTCGCGTCCCAGCAGCTCGAAGCGGGTGACCTCGACCTCGCGCTCGGCCAACTCGACCTCGGTGCCGGCGCGGGCGAGCTCGTAGGCGCGCCGGCCGCCGACCTTGACGGCGGAGTAGGCCGGCGGGCGCTGGCGCAGCCGCCCGGTGGGCAGCGGGCGGTCGAGGTCCGGGAGGCGGCCGGTGTGCTCGACCTCGCCCTCGGGGTCCCCGGTCGTCGACGTCCACCCCAGCCGGGCGACCGTCTCATAGGCCTTCGGCTGGCCCATGAAGAACCGCTGCGCCCGCGTGGCGCGACCGGCGAGCACGATCAGCAGGCCCGTGGCGAAGGGGTCCAGCGTCCCGGCGTGGCCCACCCGTACGCCGCGGCCGAAGCGGCGCCGGGCGGCCGCGACGATGTCGTGCGACGTCTTGCCCGCGGGCTTGTCGATGAGCATCACTCCGTCCATGCCGGGCGCATTGTGGCGACTCGAAGGCATCGGCCGTCCCCGGGACGGGCAAGATGCACCCGTGCCCGTCGACTCGTTCTCCGTTCTCGCGGCGGCGCCCGACGCGCCGTTGGACGAGCTCGCCCTCGCCATGGCGGCCGAGATGCGGCCCATCGACGCGGATCGGGCGCTCGAGCGCCTCGACGCGCTGGCCGGGCGGATCGACCCGGTGGCCATCGGCGCGGCCGCCGAGCTCCACGCGCTCGTGTCCGTGCTCGCACACGAGGACGGCTTCCAGGGCGACCGAGCCGCCTACGACGACCCGCGCAACTCGATGCTCGACCTGGTGCTCGAGCGCCGCCGCGGCCTGCCGATCCTGCTCAGCGTCGTCTACGTCGAGGTCGCGCGCCGGGCCGGCATCGCGATGGCGGGCTTCGGCCTGACCGGGCACTTCGTCTGCGGCCACGTCGGCGGCGACGAGGTGCTGCTCATCGACCCGTTCGACGGCGGGCGGCCCATCGCGCCCGCCTACGGCGCGCTCCGGCCCTGGACGCCGCACGAGATCGCGACGCGCATGCTCAACAACCTCGTCGGCTCCTACGAGCGGCGCGGGGACCTCACGCGCGCCATCCGCGCCGCGGACCTGCGGATGCTGCTGCCGGCCGATGAGGAGGACAGCGTGCGCCACGAGATCCAGGCGCGGGCGCTGCACGCCCGTCTCAACTGAGAGGTCGCACCGGGGCCCGCGTCCCGGCGACAGCGGCCAACCCTCGCACCCTGACGCGCGCGGATAGTGGTCGGCACCCCTAGGAGTCTGTTGATCTTTCATCCGTCGATGCGAGAGGACGTGACCGTGGATGCCGGGGGCGACCGGCCGGCCCAGCGAATGCTGGTGGCCTTTGCGGGCCGGCCGGTCGTCATCCGGCGCCGCGGACGCGTTCTCTCGCGCGGCGGGGAAAGCTCAACAGGCTCCTAGAGGCCGAGCTGGTCGGCGACCGCGCCGCGCAGGAACGCGACGATGTCGTCGATGTCCATGTCGGTCGAGAAGCCGGCCGCGCGGCGGTGGCCGCCTCCGCCCTGGCTGCGCGCGATCGCGCTCACGTCGACGGTCCCGTCGGTCGAGCGCAGCGATGCCTTGCGTACCGGCGTCGATCCCTCGCGCTCGCGCACGAGCACCGCGACCTTCGTGCCCTCGACCGAGCGCAGGTAGTCGACGATGCCCTCCGTGTAGCTCTCCTCGGCACCGGTGGCGCGGAAGTCCTCGGCCGTGACGTGGGTGAAGGTCAGCGCACCGTCGTCGTAGCGGGCCACGCGGGTCAGCGCCCGCCCGAGCAGATCGAGCTTGGCCAGCGGCATGCCCTCGTACAGGCGGCGATACGTGCGCTCGACGTCGACGCCCTGGTCGATGAGGTCGGCGGCCATGAGGTGCGCCGTGCGCCCGGTGTTCTCGTACATGAAGCGGCCGGTGTCCGTGACGAGCCCGACGTACAGGGCGTCGGCGATCTCCCGGGTGGCGGGCACGCCGAGCGCGCCCATCATGTCCCACACGATCTCCGCCGTGCACGACGCGTCGTCGACGACGTGGTTGACCGAACCGAAGCGGGTGTTGTCGTGGTGGTGGTCGAGGTTGAGCACGTTGGCCCCGGCCGGGTCGATCGGGCTGCGATCGATGTTGCCGCAGTCGAGGAAGACGACGGTGCGCGCCAGGAGGTCAGGCGGCGGCGCCGTCACGAGGTCGTCGAAGCGGAAGAACCGGTACTCGTACGGCAGCGGGAAGTCCTGGGGCGAGAGGAACATCAGGACGTCCTTGCCGAGCGTCGTCAGGACGCCGTGCATCGCGACCAGCGAGCCGAGCGCGTCGCCGTCGGGGTTCTCGTGCGTGACGAGCAGGAACTGGTCGCCGGAGCGCAGCTCGGCGAGCATGC from Capillimicrobium parvum encodes the following:
- a CDS encoding transglutaminase-like domain-containing protein: MPVDSFSVLAAAPDAPLDELALAMAAEMRPIDADRALERLDALAGRIDPVAIGAAAELHALVSVLAHEDGFQGDRAAYDDPRNSMLDLVLERRRGLPILLSVVYVEVARRAGIAMAGFGLTGHFVCGHVGGDEVLLIDPFDGGRPIAPAYGALRPWTPHEIATRMLNNLVGSYERRGDLTRAIRAADLRMLLPADEEDSVRHEIQARALHARLN
- a CDS encoding bifunctional riboflavin kinase/FAD synthetase, coding for MKITALTDAEPRPRKIALGTFDGVHLGHRAVIEGSDTVVTFEPHPLAVIAPRSAPRLLTSLERKAQLVSELGVEELVVVTFDDELASVEAEQFVDRILVDALQATHVSVGENFRFGHLARGDADLLAADDRFETRVSSLLEIDGEIVSSSHIRGLITGGAVAYAGRLLDRPFRHRGEVVDGDKRGRELGFPTANLVPPEGYVIPGHGVYACVAWVPGLEDGEAVPVPAAVNIGVRPQFQSGRGELIEAFLIDWSGDLYGAALALDFHKRLRGERRFPSVDDLVAQMDRDVEAALATVSGRT
- a CDS encoding DHH family phosphoesterase, which translates into the protein MSVQAATTSRQRMLAELRSGDQFLLVTHENPDGDALGSLVAMHGVLTTLGKDVLMFLSPQDFPLPYEYRFFRFDDLVTAPPPDLLARTVVFLDCGNIDRSPIDPAGANVLNLDHHHDNTRFGSVNHVVDDASCTAEIVWDMMGALGVPATREIADALYVGLVTDTGRFMYENTGRTAHLMAADLIDQGVDVERTYRRLYEGMPLAKLDLLGRALTRVARYDDGALTFTHVTAEDFRATGAEESYTEGIVDYLRSVEGTKVAVLVREREGSTPVRKASLRSTDGTVDVSAIARSQGGGGHRRAAGFSTDMDIDDIVAFLRGAVADQLGL
- a CDS encoding DsbA family protein, coding for MIDQDEHDDDHARGPSDAPLVIVYADFTCPFCAVAHERLSDRHVRRVFRHLALKAKHPRAVPVARASEAAALQGAFWAFHDAVYADQSRIEDPHLWALVERLGLDLDRFEADRRSDAVADRVRRQTHEAVLAGAMTTPTFFREGRPDQALYNDVVRQREAAKRRPATERGPEERQNTYEQS
- the truB gene encoding tRNA pseudouridine(55) synthase TruB: MDGVMLIDKPAGKTSHDIVAAARRRFGRGVRVGHAGTLDPFATGLLIVLAGRATRAQRFFMGQPKAYETVARLGWTSTTGDPEGEVEHTGRLPDLDRPLPTGRLRQRPPAYSAVKVGGRRAYELARAGTEVELAEREVEVTRFELLGRDGDRATFAIECSTGTYVRSLIGDLGDAYCLQLRRTAIGPFRIEDADPERVVPLGDALAAILPVVAVDGEAARRAAHGVALTAPSGAPQGPVVVLADGDGPIAVAEPREGGVLKPIVGFRPG
- the rpsO gene encoding 30S ribosomal protein S15, giving the protein MTLTLENKAEIVAKFGDNPQDTGNTRVQVALLTARINELTEHLREHKKDHHSRRGLLMLVGQRRRLLGYLQKKDLEGYRELIRELGLRR
- a CDS encoding redoxin domain-containing protein — encoded protein: MTELVVPGTPAPEFSLATEDGDTFTQESLKGQTTVLVFYPFAFSPVCTDQLQIYDEVGDEFAKRDAKLYGVSTDATWSQTAFKEKLGVSIPQLSDFEPKGATSRKLGTYFEPAGMTNRAIVIFGPDGVVRWSYVADSPGDLPGVNLILEALDS